One stretch of Salarias fasciatus chromosome 19, fSalaFa1.1, whole genome shotgun sequence DNA includes these proteins:
- the LOC115407164 gene encoding uncharacterized protein LOC115407164, with protein MDIIIIKQCFLSLLAVLMWTPGFTGGSDVNQTSTLWEKQDNNATMECRHTKGSSYYQMYWFRQLPGETMERIVFTTTVNEKHDFGPFSTDKFAATKTVAESGTFTVKNVQPGDQGLYFCAVRASDTKDVNQTPRFITKTISQSVESEIKCSHKIPSYNKIFWYKQGKDKALQLLGYLNLNNPNVEEELKGKISFDGDGRNNGSLSISDLRLNDSAVYFCAASLHSAAHLSGVDTKTF; from the exons AtggacatcatcatcatcaaacaaTGCTTCCTGAGTTTATTAGCAGTTTTAATGTGGACTCCAG GTTTTACTGGTGGAAGTGACGTGAACCAGACCTCCACATTGTGGGAAAAGCAGGACAACAATGCCACCATGGAATGCAGACACACCAAGGGAAGCAGCTATTACCAGATGTACTGGTTCAGACAGCTGCCAGGAGAAACCATGGAACGCATCGTGTTCACAACAACAGTCAACGAAAAGCACGACTTTGGACCGTTCAGCACGGACAAATTTGCAGCCACCAAGACGGTAGCTGAGAGCGGAACGTTCACGGTGAAGAACGTGCAGCCAGGAGATCAAGGCTTGTACTTCTGTGCTGTGA GAGCTTCAGACACAAAAGATGTCAACCAAACGCCTCGGTTCATCACTAAAACAATAAGTCAATCTGTAGAGAGTGAGATCAAATGTTCACACAAAATACCGAGCTATAATAAAATCTTCTGGTACAAACAAGGGAAAGACAaagccctgcagctcctgggaTATCTCAACCTGAACAACCCCAACGTCGAGGAAGAGCTGAAGGGGAAGATCAGCTTCGATGGAGATGGCCGTAACAACGGATCCCTCAGCATCTCTGATCTCAGACTGAATGACAGTGCAGTGTATTTCTGTGCAGCCAGTCTCCACAGTGCAGCACATCTCAGTGGAGTCGATACAAAAACCTTCTGA